tttaaataacatccAAATCATCCAGTGTTATCACTACACTGCGCTGTGTTTTGCACCCAACTGACCCTGTGTCTGACCACAGAAGAGTTCACAATGATATATCTCAACTGTCACCCAGctattcaattaaataaagaacaaatggACTTTTGGCGCAAAAAGGCATGTGCTCTGAATTCTCTGATATTTTCACCATAGAAATATATCAGAAGATTCAAACAAATCTCAAAaatatctcaaactgtgctcagatgaGCAAAACTCCCAAAGTCCACAGTCAAAAGACAAAGATTCTGATATAAACTCACCCAGACACAAAACTTTTCTCATTTAATTCTTCCAAAAGATTTACGCTGGTATCTACATTCATTTAATGTCTCTGTACTCATTCTGTCTGTCAACAATTGTCTCATTTGTGgctgtttttatttctcctgaAGAATTTTAATAGAAACATctgttaaaacataaataaaacaagcaaaatccCCATTAAGTCTCCTAAGCTTTGTAAGAGCCACTGAGTAATAATTCTTCCTCTGGGTTTATATAACACTCACACTAGTCCTGCGATGTTTGAAGAGGAATGTGATGAGGAAATGAGTTTGATAAGACTTATATCTAGTGGCAAACAGTGGACTAAGTTTCACAACAGTAATCAGAAGGTTTAAGTATATGCTTAAATGTTTCGAAAAGGACTGAATACAGGAAAGGTGGAGTTTCTGTTCCTTCAGCCAAACAGCACATTAGGAAAGAAGCAACAGGAAACTTTGTTAAAACTAGTCtcagatttatttattgtggCCAAGTTAAGCCAAGTACAGCCCATTAAGTGTGACGTTTTGATCAGACTGCTGTGATTCAATTTACGGGTTTCAGATCAGTTTCTAAATTATATTGAGTATTTTCGTGTATATCTAACCGTTTGTATGTAGAATGTAACTGTTTACCTATAATTTGCAGTTATCAGACACCAAGCAAAGAGACTCTCATTTTCTCATTGAATACACACGCAGTTTTTCATCGGTAATTGTGTGTCTACTGATTCACACATTTGTCTCTGCTAAAGTGTGCAATATGTTGGTGAGGTTTTGTTCGTGGCCACAGTGCGCCCTCTGCTGGTAttcaatgaaaacacaacaaattgtAAAATTTATGCTCGGTGAATAAAGTGTGTAAATCTTACAATAATGACTGATATTAATCAAGGTCTTACatctagtttttattattagaatatcaATACATCATagtataaattatgtttttgttttttttgttttttttggttatgttgttgttgtctttcCCCCCATAACAAATAGAAACATTTCCCTAACACTTCCTTGCCATAATGtttcagatttttacatttgttttaattaactttttttaagtttgagATTGTTATTCCCAATTATCTTGATTATTTTCATTAGTCTATTACTACtgtaatgcaataataaaacTCCAGACACAGATCTTTTGAAGATGAAAAccagtttaaattaaattcagtacaacaaatactaacTGGATGTAGAAATGTAagaattatatacatataattaaaaaaaaaaatgatatattaattttattataccaCTGGCATTTTATTGCAGAGTGAAGCACAATAATAAAGTTGGTTAGTTACAAgttacttaatttttaaaatatgaggttgcttaattatcatgaaaatgtcacagtgaaagaaaaaaatagcataCTGATATtgcacagttttattttagtgccAAATTAAGCACAATACTAATAGACTACGGTTTCTTTAGTATGTTTAATAAAGTACAAGTTACTTAAATTactcaaaaattatttattttattttttaatgatggtgctaaatgtttttttttaataaaattactaaaataacttaaaatattttagagttttAGACGTTCTACCAAGTTTGGCTGTTCTGACTTCCAGTAGCTGATGATCAAATATCCCAAAACCCATGAATGAGACGTAAAGCTCATAAATTACTGCTGTTGACAAAAAACCTCCGGGTCGTGTAAGTTCTTTGGTGCCTTGCATGCTCTGCACGTCTGAATTCTCCTCACAGCGCTCAAAGATCCAGAGGCCCAGCTTCGCCTCAGGACAATTGAGAGACTGCACAACTTTCACAAAGGCTGTGAACCCCGTCATTGATGCTCGAGGAGGCAACACGAGGTATGTGAACTCTTAAACAGGATCTTTTTATGCaatttcagttagttttattAGTAAATATCCTTCACTTACCATTATGTCTTTTAAGACAACAGGTAAAACGATCTTTGAAACTTTTCAAGTgttgttctacagaagaaagtaaggcatagaggtttgaaacaacataagagtgagtaaattgaaaaaaatgacagatCTTTTGAGTGAAACGTCCCTTTAATCATGAGTAAATGTTGGAGAAAGAATGACACAGAAgtcatttatacataaatatatcatTGGTATATTCCTCTCAAAATGATTGTAAATAAACACCATTGTTTGCTCTGTAGCAACATACAAAATTTAGCTAGCTTTTAGCTGTTATCTATTATCTAGTTGACAGTGAAGACCTACAGATTTCTTATCATTGCAATAAACTGAGGCCGTCAGCTGTGTGATGCAACTATTCTGTATTCAAATGGCAACTCACAGAAAATGACGAGCCTGCCTTGGCCTGCGGGAAGCTGTTCATAAACcgccataaaaatattttcatttgttgatatttttataatgcatactTTTGTGTGGAGCTCTCATTTAGATAAGGTGGCCCTGACACTAAAGTTTCCCACAGGCAACAATTTTTATTTGGAAATCACTACCAGAAATatcatttattggcattttagtGGCATTTTAAGAAAAGAGCAGTATTGATAGTGTTGTTACTTACCAGTGTTAAATTGTACAAGTGTGGTCTTGCACAAATCTTGAATTTCTCAATTCTTCTTTCTAGAAAGCACTGAGATTAAAGGAAGACTTTGGAGCTTCTCATATTTTACTCCTGAGGAAAAAGACCTCAGTAAAGTCACATTTTGAGTCATTTAGAGTTTCAGAAAAGATCTAAACAATGTTTCACATTGTGCACAGGTCTGTCTGCAATcgaaagtcagagatctcaatatgaacttaTACATTTCTTGTCAAATGTCAACACAATTAGGAAAAATATCTGAGAGAAAGTTGATACTTTAAAAGTATCTTAATAATAAATGAGtaacaacactgcaaaaaaaaaaaaaaaaaaaaaaacttatatatatgatatatatatatatatatatatatatatatatatatatatatatatttcttactcagtatttttgtcttgttttccagtacaaatatctaaatgttcTTAAATCAAGGCATATTTACTCGATAGGCAAAATAGCTCaatatattaagtcttgttttttgaaaaaaatctaaattaatcaaatttaggtctaaaactagaaataaatatttgccagtggggtcagaaaaagaTTCTTGTTTTCCCCTTGGATTacgtttattttttaaaccttattgttttaagcataatctcaattactttttatacattttgcagaaaactattttatttgatgtcattttgcttctctaGTAATTTTGCCTTGATTTAACAATTCATAGAtatatttactggaaaacaagataaaaataattaagttttattttttttctgcagtgaaCAATTAAATGTGATTACAAGGCAACCAACTGTCATCAACAATGTGAAAATTGTGACCCTTCCTGCAAATGAGAGACATTATGTAAGCATTAACACAAGCACTCATGCAGAAACTCTCACGCTGACcaacaaaaacaggacaaaatcTGTTTTCACTCCTTAGCCGAAAGAAAAGTTTAGGTTGAGAGAAGTTTATCAGTTAAAGCAGCTTCAGAAAGATGGGTTAGAAAGACAAGCTACTGTACTGTTcctttcatcacacacacacacacacacacacaaaaaaaaaaaaaaaagaacacacacacacacacacacagaagtgactCTAGGTGTTCTCCTCCTCTCTCAAGCACTCCTAATTGGCCACATGCTGAGTAATGTGACCAATGAGTTTCAGGGCCGGCTCTcttcattgtatgtgtgtgtttgttggagtTCATCAGTGCGTTTGACTCTTTGGTGTCTCCTACAGAAGGATCTGGATTGGTTTTACACTCTGGCTGAGGATCCACGGTTCCTCAAGTTCTAGATCCTGCTTGAACACCTCAAAAGGTTTGACGTTCTGTCGAAAAACACTGAGGAATCCCTATTAAACCCCAAAGAGAGAAAATTGGTGAGtaaaaatggtgtgtgtgtgtgtgtgtgcgtgtgtgtgtgtgcgtgtgtgtgtgtgtgtgtgtgcgtgcgtgtgtgtgcgtgcgtgtgtgtgtgtgtgtgtgtgtgtgtgttttatgctcTGTTAGAGAAATTATTAGATAAGACTTATagctggaagagaaaaacagaagatattgtgtttgtgtgtgtgtttttgtgaatcaTTGTTTATTCATAAAGGATTTTGTGAcatctatttttttctcttaaaggaaaagttcacccaaaaaaaaaaaaaaaaacaaaaaaaatccaggcCAGAAACGAAATGCAATGAGGACCGGGTCTATCAAactccaaaataataaaaatagcaccATAAAATTAGCCCATAAGACTCTTGCACTGTATAAAGATTGAAATTTAGGTCTGTCAAAGCTATGAAATGGAAACCAAATATGTGGCATTGATGTGATTTGGCATGAAGCATCTTTGCTCTTTAGCAAAAATATAGTGTATGAGTAATATAGactattttatagtaattttatggtgcttttagtCATTTTGGAGCAGAtacagactctttttttttcacaaaaaaagtggCAAGgactcttaaaaatatatattttttgcgtTTACAAGGTATATTTTAGGGTAACTGTCTTTAAAATATCCATATCTCTCTCTATTCTCTTCTCCTTCTTTCCTgactctcatcacacacacacacacacacacctgaaataATCATTTACCCATGAGCACACCAGACTCATTTGCACTCTGACACATTGAACTGTGTGCAGTGGAGAATCACTCAGTTTTAATCAGTCCAAATCTCTGGTTAAACTCAAAACCAAAATCACCGAAACAAGacacatttttttccattctaATTCAGCTTGAAGTTCACACAAGTAAACCATGCACGACACGTGCTAAAGTTCAGATACAGTGCTTACAGTAACTAATAGCACTatctcaaactctctctctctctctctcacacacacgcacacacacaaaggtcCAGGTTAATCTTATATCCAGGAATCAGCTACTCATTGTTTTGCTATTGTTTCTCATGTGTTGAAGAAAGCAATCACAAGGTGAGGTGTCATTGAGGTAGCTTAATAATTGCAAGATTTCAATCAAAGATATGACTgatgaaagggaaaaaataaatcaaagaaaataatgTTCTTATCTAGATTTACTCAAActacattatttgatttttaaataattaagtaatcTGTAAAAAAATGTACCTAGAAATCACAGCAAACAGAAATGTGCTGACCACGACTTAACAAAAATATAGGTGTAAAATGTCCTGTTTGCTAATATGTATCATAATTCTGTGTAAAATCACATGGTGTCATCTAAAGTATGCCAGAATATTTCATTAGATTAGgtgtactgcaaaaaaataagtttcttatatagtatttctgtcttgttttccagtacaaagatctaaacattcatatataaaggcatatttatatttacttgcaaaattacttaagataagaagtctaaaaaatgtatcaaaattaagcaaatttaggcctaaaacaataattaaatatctgcCAGTTAGGTCAAAAACCACATtggcagattttatttatttatttatttatttatttatttatttatttattgtatttttttattatttatttattgttttaagtataaactcgCTTGATTTTGAGACATTTTGCAAGACttcttatgtcattttgcttctcaagtaatgttgtttgaaaaacaagacaaaatacatttttttgcaatgtacaaaagaaaaaagaaatgaaagattGAACATCTGCAAGTGTAAATAAGCATTTTTTCATACAAACTTAGTTCCATCTGTAAATATGACCAGTGTCACGCTGTCAACTGAAAGCCCGTCATTCATAAGCTAATGAAACCTTGTAAGAAGACAAGCAACAATATGGTTATGTGGCAATGACTCATGCTCTGTCTGCAAAGGGTTTGTGTAAATGAATGGCATTTATACATATGGAGCCATAGTATAGCATCAGATGTCCAGAATGTGCTACACTAGATGTAGCGCTGACATTATCAGCTAGAAGTTAATCCATGGAACAGGACACATAAAGAGACAAGTGTTTTAATCGCCCTTTGGCTAGATCCGATCACATGAAATACATGTGCCGCAAACATCTATGGTCTACTGTATTTTATCATGTGATGGATTCCCTCATGAAGTTTAGGTTAAGATAGAAAATGTTCATGGTCTTGTCTAATTGAATGTGTACTTCAGGGACCAGCGGTTATATTGGGCCAGAATGATCTGGAATGGTGTTAACTGattgaagaattaaaaaataattatgatataattatataacattcACAATAAATGTGTTCTCATTTCCGATAGATATCAACTGACTGTATCAACTACTGGCAGCAACAGTAATTAAATAAATCCAtgctttattaaaagttttacaatTGGGTTTTGAACCCAGACCAATACATGcattgcaagtttatatatatatgatgatattTGATGTATTTACGGAATGTATGGAATGAAGATTTATGGAAATATTTTCGAGAGCATTATCCTAAAATTCTGTCTATttcattgttgttattgttaataaaaactaaaactgttaaaaaaaaaatgtaatttaaatcaagctgaaataaacataaacattacgTAAAAACTTGAAATCttaaaaatgtgaacaaaaatgatgaaaactgaaattaaagtttacatttcagtactaacattatatacatatatataagtatatatacaactatatatatatatatatatatatatatatatatatatatatatactgcaaccGCAATATGTACAAAAGTTTGGcttcagttaaaaaatattaatatattttaatataatacttttatctttgctttcattcagcaaggatgtgttaaattaatgttgcaaaagatttttatttctaataaatcctgttcttttgaactttctatcaatTAAAGTTGTTATGGatacagtttcaacaaaaatatgaaccagCATAACTGTTATAAGGATTGTAATTGAATAAGATTTGttgcttgagcaccaaatcagcatattaaaatgatttataaaagatcatgtgacactgaaggctttaaattggaaattacatttaaaatactttaaaatagaaaatagatttttgtgtgtgtgtgtgtgtgtgtgtgtgtgttttatattatgtcacaatatttatattttggtcAAATATATGTAGCCTTGGCaagcattatattttatttaattatatttagtcatttattttattgttgttgttttttgttttgttttttttccagtaaatatatttatgtagtaATATGGCAAAATGCATTCTACATTGAAATTATCATGTCATATCTTGTCTAAGTTCACCAGAAACACCTAACCCAGAAATCCCATTTTAACCTCTGATGGGGATCAAGGTCAGGGCACAATATGCTAGAATTTGTAAAGACTGAAAGCAAATCTCACTCATCTTCAGCCAGCAATTTTCCCCATTAGGAAAACATTCCCTCTCCTCACCAGGAGAGAAGCCGGAGGGCAAGTTAACATTTGGTAAATGAAAATGTGACACTCTCCTCTTACAGTTTAACCTGAAGTGTTGGCTTCCAAACATCCTCAGGCACTTTCATTTAGTGTGCCTGCataatatttacagacacatttaACTTGTTATACAAGGGGCTGGTACATTATTCTTTGCCAGGTTCTCTAGCACACAATCTAATATCATTAAGCAGCGTGACACATTGAAAAAACATTATGCTACTggacttcttttttctttttattattatttcagtgctTTGCTTTTTAGTGTCAGACTAATTACTAGCAGTCGtctggtagagagagagagagacagctcaaaaaaaaaaaaaaagcggattAAACACACATTCCTGCTGTcctttccacacacacaccccactgaGAAACATCACCAATTAAATCACCTGGCAGCCACATCAGTGCAGAAGTACACACACTACACATCATCTCTGAAATCCCTCACTACATAACAAGTCAAACAATACAAACTATTCATTACATTTTCTGTTAATTACATCAAATCTGGcactatttttagattttttgaaattgtgcattacatcacttgttcaccagtggaccttctgcagtgaatgggtgccatcagaatgagagtccaaaaaaaaacatcaaaataatgtcttgtgaagtgaaaagctgcatgtttgtaagaaacaaataataaaaaaaagactttttagctttacactatatatatatatatatatatatatatatatatatatatatatatatatattatattatactatatatatatagtgaaaaaaaatctctatttttgggtcaactgttCCACTAATGATTAAATTGAGGTAAAATAAACGTTTAGAGCATAATACATCTGCAtacaaattcttcaaaatatctgcttaTGTATTTCTCAGAACCAAATAGAAGGTAAACATACAGGTTTAGATTGACTCGTGTTtgaaatttctttttaatattttgaggtgaactttccctttacaAACATCAGATTTTCATATGCAAAATTGCAGAAATGCAGCATGTGTAACTGATATCAGGTGGTCTTTGCTCACCTTTCCAGGTGCCAACCGCTTGCCAACTTTCCATCACCATGACAAGCACCACCAGCGACCAAAAGGCTGTGTCCGGCCCCCTGATGGCCAAACCTTACCGTCAGCGGCTGGTCAGTAAGGACGGAAGGAGCCTGATGCAAGGCAATGCCCCAGGCTCCAGAGAGACGTGGTTCGGGGCCCTGCGGGACATGTGGGGGACGTGGCTGGCGCTGCGCTGGCGATGGGTGGTGCTGGCATTCTGCGGCTCCTTTCTGCTTCACTGGCTGCTGTTCGCGGTGTTGTGGTACCTGCTCGCCCGTGTCAATGGAGACCTGGATGTGCCCGACCATGACTCCCCACCACCCGGTCATGTGCTGTGTGTCAAACACGTGACAGGCTTCACCGCCGCCTTCTCTTTTGCCCTCGAGACGCAGTTGACCATCGGGTACGGCACCATGTACCCCAACGCTGACTGTCCGACCGCCATAGCGCTGCTCGCCCTGCAGATGCTGCTGGGACTCATGCTGGAGGCCTTCATCACTGGTACACACCACAGTCTTCTACTTTACTATAGAAATATGCATGAAGTTTATATAAGAGATATAACTTACCTTGGTAatgaggattttattttattgagattttatttacaggaatattctagattcattatacgaaaaaaaatcaatactgcattaaaaaataaaaaaaataaatgttacagtgAGGATTTAAAATCACATATGttagttaataattttataaaagcatttacaaTAACTCTTATTACAATTTGTTTATCTGTCTTGGCAAACctactttttaaaacaacaacaacaaaaaaaaaattattaaacaataacaaattaagcaagtaatcatttatttttattaattttattgatttactaaattattatatttgcagtttttttctttcagttcctTTCTATTCTAATTTCTACATCCaacattctgaaagaaaaaaaaacgtttttttccccccaattagTTACCTCAGAAAATCTCACAATGACCTATAGAGACTTCAGATATATGTACAGTCAGTCATGGGACTGAGTTCCCATGCTTTAACGAGAGCACCAGTAAAAGACTCTTTGATgggaatgttttaaataaaaaaatatcacgAGAACTTTGCCTCTGAGCTACAgggtaaatgtaaatgcatcacAAATCTGGTTTTGTAGACAATCCTGGTACTGAAGCCCTCAGAGCAAATGTAAAAGGACCTGTAGATGTCCTGCTATTGAActagaaaatataaatagatgTAACAGTATGCATGCACTGAAATCAAGGGTAGGCTACTTGGTCCTACTTTAGAGTTTTAGTTTATTAAGCCACCCATAAACACAAATACTGTGAGTGAACTGACAAATGCAGCCAGAAACAAGCAGCATGAACTTTCCAAGATGGCAATGTTATTAAGGGGGACAGTAATACCTGGGGAAACCATTCCTGTTCATTTTGATAGCAGTTTCTTCACTTTTGGCCCAGGGGTGACGTACACACTCTGCATGTTGCCATCTTGGCTCAACTGCAGTTTTGTGAGCCAATCATCTGAGCTGCAGatgtcatgtgactaatcactGTAGCTCACTCACAACTATCCTGTGCTTTGATTCCAAAGACAACAGACAGGGGGAAAGTCCATTTACAAacatttactataatataatgaaacatttgcttacaaaaaaaaaatgtattggctGTCAACAGAGGAAATTTTACAGAATCTACCAGCAGGGGATGACTGCTCATGTAAACTAGTCTATGGGTACTTTGAGTGTTTTTGATCAGGATTGGGCAAAATTCTGAACTTAAGAATTATGATTGTGAATAAGAAGTTGAATTGTAAAGACAGAAAGGGGAATTCACTGAATCACAATTCAGATAATGGTAACAGATAATtgcattttaagaaaattaagtgcttatatatattttttatataaaataggtatttaaaaaaaaaaaaaatcaaatgacattCCAAACCAATCTATAACCAatctgtaaagattttttttaaagacctttatttcttgaattatttattatacattgttttcatttgaattcctTAAATTCAATTTCATCTCTCAATTGTggcaaagtttttatttatttatttatttatttatttatttatttattttttttttttatttaccttttttaacctttttaacttacatttttcaaaaataaataattattattatcattattattattgtatacacattttatattattattattattattattattatcatcatcaacaacaacatcatcatcatcatttatttaccttaatagttaaaatatttcgcTGTTTTATTAAGCttaattttatttccttttttatccTTTCATCCTAttttttctatcacttcttatgTGCATTTGTGCCAAAGTTTGTCcagacaaaaaagaagaaaaaaaagtatacattttctattgttattattatcaatataaatACTTTCTttgttcaattatttattttgcagttttatttactttgttaaatattatttcattccatttttttccTGTCACTGCTCAGGTGCATTTGTGGCTAAGTTCTCCCGCCCTCAAAAGCACTGCGGTGGGATCCTGTTCAGCCCTCAGACCGTAGTgtgtgaggtcagaggtcagcgtTGCTTGATTTTCCGCGTCTGTAACCTGCTTCCAAGGCCGCTGGTGGACGTGTGTGTGAGCGCCGTTCTCTACGAAGAACGTGACGATCATGAACTCCACCAAACCGCGGTGGAATTCAGCGTCGATAACCTGGGGTCACGACCTTGCCCTCTTTTCCTGTCACCTCTGACCTTTTATCACCCTCTAACTCCATCCAGCCCTCTAAACAATGCCCCAAACACCAAACACTTCGAGCTGGTGGTGTTCCTCACCGCTTCTCAGGAGAGCACAGGCTCCGGATACCACAAGAGGACGTCCTACCTGCCAGACGAGATCCAGTACGGCAGCTGCTTCGCCAAGGTGACGTCCTGGCACGGAAAAGGCCAGAGCAAAGCCAAAAGCATGCGCTATTTTGACATGCAGCCCTGTCCACTCAtgctcccaaacacacacactggcgaTGCACTGGAGAAAGAGCACGTGGTGGTCCAGATCAACGGGGAAGGCAGTGACCGTGTGGAGtagcagtgctttatttttttgcaagggTGTATGATTTCATAAGAATTCTCCACTCATGAAACTGGCATTTCATTTCACAACCTCCAGTTTATGACTTTTTTATCCCAAAAGACAACCTCAGTTAGTTATGGTCTGATATGTCACCCCATCTCATTAGAAACCCTGCTACAGACACACTTGCATTTTCCAGAGCAACACAGATGAGTGACGGCTGATTGAGATCTTGTTTTCATATGGCAATAAGAGGAATCTCCAATGTTTTATGATTGTAACTGACCACCTTCACCCTGAATCCACTGACACCACAAAACCAAGTTTGAGCCCTTATTTATTCGACGCCTGGACATTGTCACTGCGTAACCTGTCTGTATCTGAGTCAAGGGCTTgttttcaaaatatgaattattaaagcaCTGCActcagtgctgggtagattactaacaaattgtagtccattactgattacaaattacatgatggAAATGATAGTGTGCAACACAAACTATTAGATTACACATATTAGGTAATGCATTCTGACTACTtcttgattacttttagattacttttgacttaAAATATATTCCATCCATTTAgtgtattaaacattaaattataccAGGGATTCATGAACGAACTACAGGGGGTTTGTGAATTGGTGAAATGCTGGAAGACTTTCCAAATGCATgaaagaagtagaagaagaagtaAAAGCGAGGGAGGAGAATCTTTTctgagaaaatgaaaagaaaaacaaagaaagagaaacatataagaataaaaaagagAACAATAATCATGGCAATCACATTTTGAATAATGTACTGCCGTTGTGTGATCTATAAAAGTGTAACTGtgatctgattatgagcattttaaaatgtaacattctaattacaagtacttcagttttgtaatctgattacataatccagttACATGTAATCAGTTTCCCAGCACTGGCT
This portion of the Cyprinus carpio isolate SPL01 chromosome A15, ASM1834038v1, whole genome shotgun sequence genome encodes:
- the LOC109067475 gene encoding inward rectifier potassium channel 13-like, with the translated sequence MTSTTSDQKAVSGPLMAKPYRQRLVSKDGRSLMQGNAPGSRETWFGALRDMWGTWLALRWRWVVLAFCGSFLLHWLLFAVLWYLLARVNGDLDVPDHDSPPPGHVLCVKHVTGFTAAFSFALETQLTIGYGTMYPNADCPTAIALLALQMLLGLMLEAFITGAFVAKFSRPQKHCGGILFSPQTVVCEVRGQRCLIFRVCNLLPRPLVDVCVSAVLYEERDDHELHQTAVEFSVDNLGSRPCPLFLSPLTFYHPLTPSSPLNNAPNTKHFELVVFLTASQESTGSGYHKRTSYLPDEIQYGSCFAKVTSWHGKGQSKAKSMRYFDMQPCPLMLPNTHTGDALEKEHVVVQINGEGSDRVE